CAAGGAGAAAGTCAGAATAGAATTGGGAGGAAACGCAATTAAATTTGATGTGGTAAATGGGGAGAACCTCGTTCCATTTTTGCAGAAGCATTCCAGACTTTTGTGTCTGGGAAAGGTTTGATCTGTTTTATTCCTGGGAGCTCAACTTGAAAACATTTTAGAGGGCTTGATAAGCAAGCTAAGATGTCTACTgctgaaaataaagaaggaaaggttCATGTCACGGGAGCACAAGGGCAACAGAATCAAGAGTAACCAGAATGGCTGGCCAGCTCAATGTTTAGGTCTTTGGccgcagaaccagaggttgggaattcaattccctggTGACAGAGGGGCTAGACTGGATGACCCCTGGGGGTCCCCTTGCAGCTCTAAGATATGGGCTGGTGAATGGGCTTTTTTATCCTCTCTTCTCTGAAATGTGTGCAGTCCATTATGCCACGGAAGAACTCCCCACTCCAGCACACACATACAATTCCGTGAGACGTTTCAATTCAAAGGAGCATGCCATTTTGAGAAATCTGCTTTTCTTGCAGCCTGGGCCCTTGGCTAAATCTGGTATTTTTAGAGAAATTGTACAAACCAGAAAGGACTTCCGTGTGATGGAATATCGCACGTTGATCAGGAAGTGCCTTCTCTAATCAGTTTAGCTCGTGGAGGCAGGAAGCAAGATCAGTGGCTCCTGAGGACTGAATTGTAGTGGAGGGCATTGGGAAGCAAGAAACAGGAGCGGCGAGACCATGAGGGACACcgggttgggttgggtttttcatttttatttttcaacttGCTTTTGAATTATTGCTTCTCTCACCCTAAGATGACAAGCCATGTGCAAGCTCCGATTTTTGTGTATCAGCATGTGCTTCTATCCCTGGTTTCAGTCCCACATTTCTTTCAGTCCAGAAATGGGAAACCAAGCCCCTATGATGACCAACTGGAGTTAAAGTGTGCTGAATCCCAAGCaatccagcttcctgattttgggtgtgtatgtgtgtgaataaTTTCCGTTATAAGAAAAAAGACAGCAGCCCCATCTAGTGTTCACTTCCAGTCCTTTATGTCCTTCGTCGCTCGCCTCTCTGCTTCTAGATGCATAAGGCAGAAAGCGAAATCACAGCTTCACAATTAAAAGCAGAGCTGccttcaagtaaaaaaaaaaagtatgtttcaTTATCCTCCAGCATGTCTTCACAATGCTGGAAGTTAAGCAGTCCATTGGATCATCTGGGGGTTAAACAATAGGTGTTAGTTGCATATTGATTGTGCAAAGGTGGGAGTTTCTGGGGAGACCATGTTTTATCCCCTAACCACAAAGCAGCCAACTCGTCAGTTTCTGACCCCAAACCATCCTTTTGAGAGGGAGCCTGTCGCGCCAAGCATGTGCTTCTATCCCTGAGCAGTTCAACAAAAAGGGGGTGATTCCCAGCCTCCCTCCAGTCCTCGCCCATCACCAGCGCACTTACCGGCTTTCGGCCACCTTCGTGTCCCGGACCCACCCCGCCGTTCTCTGCAGGCACCCTCGGAAAGAGACCGTTTCCAGCAGGTAAGGAGGCTGTCAACTGTCATGGAACAGAACCCTGTAACTAGGGTTCTGCCGGAATCAGCATCCGTAGCTTGTTCCGAATGTCAAAAAGCCCAGGAAAAGGGGGAAACGGGGAGAACCTTCGCACCGTCCAGGGTCTAAGCCCCTGCTCTAGGGACTTAGCAATGGTACTGTAAAATAGCATGGTGATTAAATAGTAAACCCACAACACTCTAGTTAGGTagacttttattattttattggggAACTGCTTTCCGAAGCTCATCTAATCCTAGAGGCTTGGCCTTTTAACAGTATAATTCCTAACTCTTTTGAATAtcttacattttaatattttcttaaaataaaccttattttatattttacccaagtgtgatcctCAAGGGGAACAAGggtttgagaaaagaaaatgcgCCTTAGCCACAATATGTTGGCTATTTTCATTCTTTGGGTGTCCTACCCGGTCAGGCTGGTGTGCAAAGCTTAAAGTACACAGCCAGGAGTGTTTTATCTCAAAATACGGGAGGAACTGGAGATCTAGACTTAGACGCTTGCCCATAGTTGCCCGTTCATGCGCCTTCTAGGTTTCGCCCAGCCTTGAGAACAAAATCTGGctccttcccctagtggaatagCACTCTTGAAATTCCCAACATGCACTAAGCTGTTAATCCAGAGGAAACGAGTACTTCTGCTACCGGTAAAAAGAGTACAAAGAAACTGGGTAAGAATAAAGATGTATTTATTCAAATTCAGGAAGCAACAAGGAACCAAAGGCTGGGTAACAGTCTGCACTCCTACGACTCACACAGCTCTTTAGGAAGAAGGTAACAAGCCAAAAAATTGGTTCGCAGTCACAGCtgatcaaaaaaacaaaataaaaaaggagtgaCGTGACGCCCGGTGTTGATCTGTCTTGTCTTGcattttccttccttgcctcGAGCAAAATATCATTAAGGCCTCTTAAGTAGTATATCAAGCCCTCCACAAggaaatcaagatttttttttttgttaggagCGTGGTTTGACTTAATTTGGCACTGGACCCGTTTCCACAACCTGCACGTCGTCTCATCGAGGTGTGCATAGAAATCTCTATGCCCCCCCCATTTTCCCGTAACAATCCCCCcctcttcccacccacctctcCAAAAGGTGTATCTAAACTCTGTACAAACAATTCTGTGGTTAAAAGTGACAACAAAGTGAAACGCTCTTACAGGTATACAATTTTTCTCGGTAACATTTCTGGCTTCTCGGTGGACGTCTCGGCGGAACTCAGGACGCTCCAGATCACAGCCTGGGGccaaagaggaagaaggagaaactgGCCAGGATCCCCAGGGCGAAAACCCAGTGGTTCATCTTGACGCTGCTGGCGGCGCTGATGTTGCACAGGGAGGAGGAGCAGCATTTCACGGAAACGGCCGCCAGGCCAACGTTGATCCCCGCCTGCGGGCAAATGGGGACACAGCCTTTGCTGATGGACTGGGAAGAATATCCACCTGTTAGGAAGAACCAAAGGGAGGAAAAGATCGATCAACCGTGGGGTTCCAGAACGCGGCAGACAGAACATGCGGGGGGTTCTCTTATAGAACCGAGGCGGGGAATCTCAGGACCTCGGGCCGTACAAGCAAttacaggtaaaaacaaaatgaaaattttaaaaaatcttcatggcaccttaaaagtgtaggtgat
This sequence is a window from Pogona vitticeps strain Pit_001003342236 chromosome 4, PviZW2.1, whole genome shotgun sequence. Protein-coding genes within it:
- the LOC110089056 gene encoding lymphocyte antigen 6E encodes the protein MKASFALLLAACLSVEKAFSLVCWYCDNVDDNWGCWRWQFCSNSDNYCATTYVGAGIGGYSSQSISKGCVPICPQAGINVGLAAVSVKCCSSSLCNISAASSVKMNHWVFALGILASFSFFLFGPRL